Proteins encoded within one genomic window of Gadus chalcogrammus isolate NIFS_2021 chromosome 6, NIFS_Gcha_1.0, whole genome shotgun sequence:
- the LOC130384908 gene encoding LOW QUALITY PROTEIN: G2/M phase-specific E3 ubiquitin-protein ligase-like (The sequence of the model RefSeq protein was modified relative to this genomic sequence to represent the inferred CDS: inserted 1 base in 1 codon), producing MVRSVATRASGLFNPGRDQLDHPTMSATSSLAPASTVASSLVPDSTPQSTTTKKKVNLEVSLYKRFYLRLVSESTTLEELTKSTEPLQDYLANAGCLKPLKSVDDRDRLVEDVLMFQVINRVRGPFERFRDGLKTLGVLEQIQNHPESFSPVMCYNPRPLTADQVDGLFHIQWSEEGSNQKREERTVVAFWRDYLQDVEEEDGSKKLGDILAFATGSDAVPPIGFSPQPSLEFLHPSXWSSKFPVANTCISCLRLPIYSTYDCFKTNMDFAIRNTQGFGMP from the exons ATGGTGCGGTCAGTCGCCACCAGAGCAAGCGGTCTATTCAACCCTGGCAGGGATCAGCTGGACCACCCCACCATGTCGGCGACAAGCAGCCTGGCACCGGCGAGCACCGTGGCCAGCAGCCTTGTTCCAGACAGTACCCCACAATCGACCACCACAA AAAAGAAAGTTAATCTGGAAGTGTCCCTGTACAAGAGATTTTATCTACGCTTG GTTTCAGAATCAACAACTCTGGAGGAACTCACCAAGTCAACTGAACCTCTCCAAGACTATCTTGCCAATGCAGGCTGTCTGAAGCCACTGAAAAGTGTTGACGACAGGGATAGACTTGTGGAAGATGTCTTGATGTTTCAAGTCATCAACCGAGTCCGTGGACCATTTGAAAG GTTCAGAGATGGGTTAAAAACGCTTGGAGTCCTGGAGCAGATCCAGAATCATCCAGAATCGTTCAGTCCAGTGATGTGCTACAATCCAAGGCCGCTGACCGCTGACCAGGTTGATGGGCTGTTCCACATCCAGTGGTCAGAGGAGGGGAGCAAccagaaaagagaggagagaacagtAGTTGCTTTCTGGAGGGACTATTTGCAAGATGTTGAAg AGGAAGATGGATCAAAGAAGTTGGGGGACATCCTAGCATTTGCAACTGGATCTGATGCAGTACCACCAATCGGCTTTTCTCCTCAACCATCTCTTGAATTTCTTCACCCTA GGTGGAGCAGCAAGTTCCCTGTTGCCAACACCTGCATCAGCTGTCTTCGACTGCCGATCTACAGCACGTACGATTGTTTTAAGACCAACATGGACTTTGCAATAAGAAACACACAGGGGTTTGGCATGCCATAG